The following coding sequences lie in one Methylotuvimicrobium alcaliphilum 20Z genomic window:
- the rpsH gene encoding 30S ribosomal protein S8 encodes MSMTDPIADMLTRIRNGQSAGKISVKLPSSKLKVAIVKVLKDEGYITDYSVETKGSHSEMTIVLKYYQGRPVIEKVKRISRPGLRIYKSKEELPKVLGGLGIAIVSTSKGVMTDRAARAIGHGGEVVCTVC; translated from the coding sequence ATGAGTATGACAGACCCAATAGCAGATATGTTGACCAGAATTAGAAATGGTCAATCTGCGGGAAAAATTAGCGTAAAACTGCCTTCTTCTAAATTGAAGGTAGCCATTGTAAAAGTTTTAAAAGATGAAGGTTACATCACCGACTATAGTGTTGAGACGAAAGGTAGTCATAGTGAAATGACCATAGTATTAAAATACTATCAAGGCCGACCTGTCATCGAAAAAGTAAAAAGAATCAGCAGGCCGGGGCTTAGAATTTATAAGTCGAAGGAAGAGCTTCCAAAGGTATTGGGAGGTCTGGGCATAGCTATCGTTTCGACATCGAAAGGTGTCATGACTGACAGAGCGGCACGTGCGATAGGGCATGGCGGTGAAGTTGTTTGTACTGTTTGTTAA
- the rpsN gene encoding 30S ribosomal protein S14, which yields MAKKSMIAREVKRNKLVKKYETKRKELKEIIRNPGATFEEKEAAHFQLQKLPRDSSASRLRNRCNITGRPHGYYRKFGLSRNKLRESTMRGDVPGLVKASW from the coding sequence ATGGCTAAAAAATCAATGATTGCGCGTGAAGTAAAGCGTAACAAATTAGTAAAGAAATATGAAACCAAGCGAAAAGAGTTAAAAGAAATCATTCGCAATCCCGGCGCTACTTTTGAAGAAAAAGAAGCTGCTCATTTTCAATTACAAAAGCTACCAAGGGATTCCAGCGCTTCTCGTTTGCGCAACCGGTGTAATATCACTGGGCGTCCTCATGGCTATTATCGCAAATTCGGTTTATCTCGAAATAAATTAAGAGAATCGACCATGCGTGGTGATGTGCCTGGTTTAGTTAAGGCGAGTTGGTAA
- the rplE gene encoding 50S ribosomal protein L5, producing MARLEAEYKEKILPELMKKFGYKSIMQAPRITKITLNMGVGGAVADKKILQSALGDMEKIAGQKAIVTLARKSIAGFKIRDDMPIGCKVTLRSDRMYEFLDRLINISIPRIRDFRGMSPKSFDGRGNYSMGVKEQIIFPEIDYDKIDAIRGMDITITTTAKTNEEGLALLKLFNFPFKN from the coding sequence ATGGCTAGACTAGAAGCTGAATACAAAGAAAAGATCCTGCCGGAATTAATGAAAAAATTCGGCTACAAATCCATTATGCAGGCACCCCGGATTACTAAAATCACACTGAATATGGGTGTTGGCGGTGCGGTTGCGGATAAGAAAATATTACAATCCGCTCTCGGTGATATGGAAAAAATCGCCGGTCAAAAAGCGATTGTCACCTTGGCAAGAAAATCGATAGCCGGGTTCAAAATACGCGATGACATGCCAATTGGCTGTAAAGTCACCCTGCGTAGTGATAGAATGTACGAATTTTTGGATCGCTTGATTAATATTTCCATTCCTCGCATTAGGGATTTCAGGGGGATGAGTCCTAAGAGTTTTGATGGGCGTGGTAATTATTCGATGGGCGTCAAAGAGCAAATCATATTTCCTGAAATTGATTATGACAAAATTGATGCTATTCGCGGAATGGATATTACCATTACGACAACAGCAAAAACCAATGAAGAAGGTTTGGCTTTGTTGAAGCTATTTAACTTTCCATTCAAAAACTAA
- the rplX gene encoding 50S ribosomal protein L24 produces the protein MQKIKQGDEVIVLTGRDKGKRGKVTKVFKDDKVLVEGINRVKKHQKGNPRAGVSGGIVDKDMPIHLSNIGIYNPQTLKADRIGFKFLEDGRKVRFFKSTNEVVDI, from the coding sequence ATGCAAAAAATAAAACAAGGCGACGAAGTCATTGTATTGACCGGAAGAGATAAAGGTAAGCGCGGTAAAGTAACTAAAGTGTTTAAGGATGACAAGGTACTCGTAGAAGGGATCAACCGTGTCAAAAAGCACCAAAAAGGCAACCCTCGTGCCGGAGTATCTGGCGGTATCGTTGATAAAGATATGCCTATCCACCTTTCTAATATCGGTATTTACAATCCACAAACCCTAAAAGCGGATCGAATCGGCTTTAAGTTTCTAGAAGATGGAAGAAAAGTCAGGTTTTTTAAATCAACTAATGAAGTTGTTGATATCTAA
- the rplN gene encoding 50S ribosomal protein L14: MIQMQTNLDVADNSGAKKVMCIKVLGGSHRRYAGIGDIIKVSVKDAIPRGRVKKGEVYNALVVRTRKGVRRPDGSVIRFDGNAAVILNNQLQPLGTRIFGPVTRELRGDKFMKIISLAPEVL, encoded by the coding sequence ATGATTCAGATGCAAACTAACCTTGACGTTGCCGATAATAGCGGTGCAAAAAAGGTCATGTGTATCAAAGTGCTAGGCGGTTCACATAGGCGTTATGCTGGCATTGGCGACATTATCAAAGTCAGTGTTAAAGACGCAATACCGCGTGGTAGAGTAAAAAAAGGCGAAGTTTACAACGCCTTGGTTGTAAGAACTCGTAAAGGAGTTCGTCGTCCTGATGGTTCGGTTATCCGTTTCGACGGAAATGCCGCCGTCATTCTTAATAACCAATTGCAACCTCTCGGTACACGCATATTTGGTCCTGTAACTCGCGAATTAAGGGGAGATAAATTCATGAAAATTATTTCTCTGGCTCCTGAAGTTCTATAA